The Microaerobacter geothermalis genomic sequence CCAAGTCGCGAGATTTAAAGGGGATCTTTGCTATCATCACATCAATCATTGCTATATCGATGTCTATATTCCAATTATATACTGCGATGTTTGGTATATTTGAATCAATTCTCCAACGTTCTGCTCATTTAGGATTTGCTTTATTATTAACCTTTGCTGCTATAAAACCCTTTAAAAAATATAAGAAACTAAATATCGGATGGTATGACATTCTCTTTATGCTGCTAACACTAGGGTCATTTGGATATATTGTTTATAATGCTGGAGATATAGCCTCCAGAATGGCTTATGTAGAGCCTTTATCTACAATCGATATAGCTGTTGGAGTAACTGCTATTATCTTATTAATAGAAGCAACAAGAAGAACGGTTGGATGGGCCCTAACAATCATTTTGCTACTTTTTTTGAGTTATACCCTTTGGGGAGATAATCTGCCTGGATTACTTGCCCATCGTCACTTTTCCCTGGAATGGGTGGTTGAACAATTATATTTTACATCTAATGGTGTTTTGGGAATTCCGTTGGGAGTTTCTGCTACGTTCATTTTTATGTTTATTCTTTTTGGAAAGTTTCTTGAGGTATCTGGTGCAGGTCAATTTTTTATTGATTTAGCAATATCTGGAATGGGAAAATATCGTGGAGGGCCAGCAAAAACAGCAGTTGTAGCTAGTTCGATTCTGGGTACAATTTCAGGAAGTGCAGTTGCCAACACTGTAACAACAGGTGCATTTACGATACCTTTGATGAAAAAAACCGGATATAGGGGAGAATTTGCCGCAGCTGTTGAGGCTGTATCTTCGTCTGGAGGACAAATAATGCCCCCGATTATGGGTGCATCTGCTTTTATAATTGCTTCCTACTTAGGTATGCCTTATATAGAGGTAGCAGCCGCTGCTTTAATACCAGCATTGTTGTATTATCTGTGCCTATTTTTTCAAGTCGATTTTAGGGCCTTGCGTAGGGGGCTTAGGGGTGTACCTAAAAATGAATTACCAGATATGAAAAAAGTGATTAAACAAGGATTTTTGTTTTTTGCCCCTTTAATACTCATTGTTTATTTGCTGATAATTGGATTTTCTCCAATGCGCGCAGGGTTATTTGCCATTGTTACGGTAATCGTTGTTGCGGCGGTTAAAACAGCAACCAGGCTTAAATTAAAACTTATTATTAAAACATTAGATGTTGGGGCACGTGCAGCTGTTGAAACTGCGATTGC encodes the following:
- a CDS encoding TRAP transporter permease; the encoded protein is MTEKNQQIEDIELLSKSRDLKGIFAIITSIIAISMSIFQLYTAMFGIFESILQRSAHLGFALLLTFAAIKPFKKYKKLNIGWYDILFMLLTLGSFGYIVYNAGDIASRMAYVEPLSTIDIAVGVTAIILLIEATRRTVGWALTIILLLFLSYTLWGDNLPGLLAHRHFSLEWVVEQLYFTSNGVLGIPLGVSATFIFMFILFGKFLEVSGAGQFFIDLAISGMGKYRGGPAKTAVVASSILGTISGSAVANTVTTGAFTIPLMKKTGYRGEFAAAVEAVSSSGGQIMPPIMGASAFIIASYLGMPYIEVAAAALIPALLYYLCLFFQVDFRALRRGLRGVPKNELPDMKKVIKQGFLFFAPLILIVYLLIIGFSPMRAGLFAIVTVIVVAAVKTATRLKLKLIIKTLDVGARAAVETAIATAAAGMVIGLISLTGLGLKFSSLIINLAGGSLLLTLIFTMISSIILGMGLPTVAAYIVQVALTVPALIELGVTPLAAHMFVFYFAIISAITPPVALAAFAGAGIAGSDPMRTGMIALRLGIGAFIVPYMFIYGPSILLIGTPLEIFLTLISAIIGIYGIAAGAEGWLKRDMKWWERVIIIASSLTLIKPGLITDVIGFFGVAFIFLLHRVSTRKTNLSIQAD